A window of Proteus columbae contains these coding sequences:
- a CDS encoding type IV toxin-antitoxin system AbiEi family antitoxin — MVYTVRDIHTLGVKMSSKINWLVAHTSPGALVLQQWLTENGVSYSLAQKYAQNGWLKKLSSGVYYRPNAQGDIKPTWVDAIQALDVQLGVSVHLAGLSSLTHQGLSHYLQLNKEQVWICVKNKSSLPKWFREFPYQNWFYCGNHKLEVNPEKDLKRITVKEKELTVSCAELAAYEVVDAIGKLISFEHVAELFQGLVNLSPRKVQDILERSSSVQANRIFLFLGRYYDHQWVNRVDETRIKLGAGKRQVVEKGRFDERYQITVPEILSVKKGEQHNG; from the coding sequence ATGGTTTATACTGTTCGTGATATTCATACTTTGGGTGTTAAAATGTCATCTAAAATAAACTGGCTTGTTGCTCATACTTCTCCTGGTGCGCTAGTACTTCAGCAATGGCTGACTGAAAACGGCGTGAGCTACTCGTTGGCTCAAAAGTACGCGCAGAACGGTTGGCTAAAGAAGCTTAGTTCTGGTGTGTACTATCGTCCAAATGCGCAGGGCGATATAAAGCCAACTTGGGTTGATGCCATTCAAGCATTGGATGTGCAATTGGGCGTTTCAGTTCATTTGGCTGGATTGAGCAGCTTAACTCACCAGGGACTGAGTCACTATTTACAGCTGAACAAAGAGCAAGTTTGGATTTGCGTTAAAAACAAGTCGTCCTTACCGAAATGGTTTCGTGAATTCCCTTATCAGAATTGGTTTTACTGTGGAAACCATAAGCTTGAAGTGAATCCCGAGAAAGATTTGAAAAGGATCACGGTCAAAGAGAAAGAACTCACTGTCAGCTGTGCAGAACTTGCTGCCTATGAAGTGGTAGACGCGATTGGAAAGCTGATTTCATTTGAGCATGTCGCAGAATTATTTCAGGGTTTAGTCAATCTTAGTCCTAGAAAAGTACAAGATATTCTTGAACGAAGCAGCTCTGTTCAGGCAAACCGAATATTTCTATTTCTGGGTCGATACTACGATCACCAGTGGGTCAATCGCGTAGATGAAACAAGAATTAAATTAGGTGCAGGAAAGCGGCAGGTTGTCGAAAAAGGACGTTTTGATGAGCGATATCAAATCACAGTGCCAGAGATATTAAGCGTCAAAAAAGGTGAACAACATAATGGATAA
- a CDS encoding TrbC family F-type conjugative pilus assembly protein, with the protein MRRLCLLFLLVAPLAFSQVSWAQEPYPLSDEDKKIVEMSRSILQSAVDGSSEFIEPFSPIEQPKSLKHNDEWLIFASSSLGDSSLMQLFKEASATGAIVLFRGIPEGKTLGAAIRDWHTLMAGLDPVPQVRIDPKAFVHWRVTSVPAIFRIEDDKVTASALGVYSKDWLQRQIETGNTGSLGQRGPIHSILEPDLMQVAMQRLQSLDLGALKKKAIERFWSRQTFTDLPKATQYRIRMVDPTIVMKRPLLDANGRTLIPAGTRINPLKALPFTQQLVVFNASNAEEVDAVAHWLEGQDRTLRRITLITTQLDRAQGWNSLNALEKTLDSPVYLLNASLKQRFDLQVTPSFVQAKGLAFEIEEIPAKELVHEKAQ; encoded by the coding sequence ATGAGAAGACTATGCCTCTTATTTTTGTTGGTTGCGCCATTGGCTTTTAGTCAAGTGTCCTGGGCACAAGAGCCTTATCCGTTGTCTGACGAGGACAAAAAGATCGTCGAAATGAGCCGCAGCATTTTACAAAGTGCTGTGGATGGTTCATCTGAATTTATCGAGCCTTTTTCACCGATTGAACAACCTAAGTCGCTCAAACACAACGATGAATGGTTGATATTTGCGTCGTCCTCACTGGGGGATTCCTCACTGATGCAGCTATTTAAAGAGGCCAGTGCTACCGGCGCTATTGTGTTGTTTCGGGGAATTCCTGAAGGAAAGACCTTGGGGGCGGCTATCCGTGATTGGCATACCCTGATGGCGGGACTTGATCCTGTTCCTCAGGTTCGAATCGATCCGAAAGCCTTTGTGCACTGGCGGGTGACTAGCGTGCCTGCCATTTTCCGCATAGAAGATGACAAGGTGACTGCAAGTGCACTAGGGGTTTACAGCAAGGACTGGTTGCAACGTCAAATTGAAACAGGCAATACCGGATCTTTGGGTCAACGCGGTCCGATTCATTCCATTTTAGAACCGGATTTGATGCAAGTGGCGATGCAGCGTTTACAGTCGCTTGACCTGGGCGCGTTAAAGAAAAAAGCCATTGAGCGTTTCTGGTCTCGCCAAACTTTCACTGACTTACCCAAAGCCACGCAGTATCGGATAAGAATGGTTGATCCAACCATCGTCATGAAGCGGCCACTATTGGATGCCAATGGCCGAACATTGATCCCAGCAGGAACGCGTATTAACCCGCTAAAAGCCTTGCCATTTACTCAGCAGCTCGTGGTGTTTAATGCGTCGAACGCTGAAGAAGTGGACGCAGTAGCGCATTGGCTTGAGGGCCAAGATAGGACGCTGCGCCGCATTACGCTTATCACCACGCAGCTCGACCGTGCTCAAGGTTGGAATAGCCTCAATGCGCTCGAAAAGACATTGGACAGTCCGGTTTATCTTCTCAATGCCTCGCTAAAGCAGCGCTTTGATTTGCAAGTCACCCCATCGTTTGTTCAAGCAAAGGGACTCGCGTTTGAAATAGAAGAAATTCCAGCAAAGGAGCTTGTTCATGAAAAAGCTCAATAA
- a CDS encoding DsbC family protein yields MRKLSPIILALALSPLVQAEPVSEVSPVGKIDGMVSLPVTGMKAVESNGRIVFMSDSGRFVIDGTLYDAWSKKPLTSLEEIREAGNTLDLSRLGLKMDDLNPLTLGEGKKKVVVFVDPRCPHCHELLKQALPLTKEYTFQILPVPVLGPDSERQVRQLGCARDKKAATDALLNGRISNLEQDDACNLEPMQRTLVTAQILGIQGVPFIVANDGRISRGRPYDLSAWLEGR; encoded by the coding sequence ATGCGAAAACTATCTCCTATTATTCTGGCGCTTGCGCTGTCTCCTTTGGTTCAAGCTGAACCTGTGTCTGAAGTGTCGCCCGTTGGCAAAATTGACGGCATGGTTTCTTTGCCGGTCACCGGTATGAAAGCGGTCGAAAGCAATGGCCGTATTGTTTTCATGTCAGACAGTGGCCGGTTCGTCATTGATGGCACGCTCTATGATGCCTGGTCGAAAAAGCCGCTTACCAGCCTTGAAGAAATTCGAGAAGCGGGAAACACGCTGGACTTAAGTCGTCTTGGCTTAAAAATGGATGATTTGAATCCACTGACGCTGGGTGAAGGCAAAAAGAAAGTGGTGGTCTTTGTTGATCCACGATGCCCGCACTGCCATGAGCTTTTGAAACAAGCTTTACCGCTAACCAAAGAATACACCTTCCAAATACTCCCTGTGCCAGTGCTTGGTCCTGATTCAGAGCGTCAGGTTCGCCAGCTTGGCTGTGCGCGTGACAAAAAAGCGGCCACCGATGCATTGCTCAATGGTCGAATTAGTAACTTAGAGCAGGATGATGCCTGCAACTTAGAGCCAATGCAGCGTACCTTGGTGACGGCTCAAATCCTGGGCATTCAAGGTGTGCCTTTCATCGTCGCCAATGATGGTCGCATCAGCCGAGGCCGTCCTTATGATCTTTCTGCTTGGTTGGAGGGGCGTTAA
- a CDS encoding S26 family signal peptidase, with protein MQILRKRMPWRPYLIRLTVLALIMALVGTYAMMRYRIGIDTQQERCLPDTTVYLIDLWNKEPVKDGLYAFHSKGLAPLYNDGTRMLKRLTGMPGDEVNVTPEHVLVNGAEVSTGMALAQRLGAAESQFSRSLTLQENEYWFSGEAATSFDSRYWNAVKREQIVGRAWPLW; from the coding sequence ATGCAGATACTCCGTAAAAGAATGCCTTGGCGGCCATACCTCATCCGGTTGACTGTTCTTGCGTTAATCATGGCCTTGGTAGGCACCTACGCCATGATGCGCTACCGAATAGGTATTGATACCCAGCAAGAGCGCTGCCTGCCTGATACCACGGTGTATCTGATTGACCTATGGAATAAAGAGCCCGTTAAGGATGGTTTGTATGCCTTCCACTCAAAAGGACTCGCTCCGTTATATAACGACGGTACTCGGATGCTGAAACGCCTAACAGGGATGCCTGGGGATGAAGTCAATGTGACGCCTGAGCATGTGCTGGTGAACGGTGCTGAAGTTTCTACCGGCATGGCATTAGCCCAGCGTCTTGGTGCGGCGGAATCACAATTTAGCCGCTCATTGACGCTGCAAGAAAACGAATATTGGTTTTCCGGCGAGGCTGCTACGAGTTTCGACTCCCGCTATTGGAATGCCGTTAAGCGCGAGCAGATTGTTGGTCGCGCTTGGCCGCTTTGGTAG
- a CDS encoding nucleotidyl transferase AbiEii/AbiGii toxin family protein, whose product MDKDSPYYKQVSLLIRMLPVVATETVFALKGGTAINLFVRDFPRLSVDIDLAYLPLEPRDEALVNVRAALQRITDRINTQPDIRAAFQDNKADELRIVVSSPVATIKIEVSPVARGTLHSAEIMPVQESVEDEFGYAEIQVVSLPDLYGGKLCAAMDRQHPRDLFDVRMLLGSEGISREILVGFLTYTLSHPRPINEVMSPNWQPLNEKFQAEFDGMTFEKVECEDLASVRPMMLIELQKHFTERDHAFLMSFKRGQPDWALFDYPNAADLPAIRWKLQNINKLAKNQAKHQEQLDKLKQVLDDWLVNANAK is encoded by the coding sequence ATGGATAAAGACAGCCCATATTACAAACAGGTTTCCTTGCTCATAAGAATGCTTCCTGTGGTAGCCACAGAGACGGTTTTTGCACTTAAAGGCGGCACCGCCATTAATTTATTTGTGAGAGATTTTCCTCGGTTATCTGTAGATATTGATCTTGCTTATCTTCCACTTGAACCAAGAGATGAGGCTTTGGTTAATGTCAGGGCTGCATTGCAGCGCATTACAGACAGAATCAATACTCAACCAGATATCAGAGCGGCATTTCAGGATAATAAAGCTGATGAACTGAGAATCGTTGTATCAAGTCCGGTTGCGACGATCAAAATTGAAGTGTCGCCCGTCGCCAGAGGTACATTGCATAGTGCAGAAATAATGCCAGTTCAAGAGTCTGTTGAAGACGAGTTTGGTTATGCTGAGATTCAGGTAGTCAGTCTTCCCGATCTGTATGGTGGAAAATTGTGTGCTGCAATGGATCGCCAACATCCTCGCGACTTATTTGATGTGCGTATGTTACTTGGCAGTGAAGGGATTTCGAGAGAGATTTTGGTGGGTTTTTTAACCTATACATTAAGTCACCCTCGGCCTATTAATGAAGTCATGTCGCCAAACTGGCAGCCTCTAAATGAGAAATTTCAGGCAGAATTTGACGGAATGACTTTTGAAAAAGTTGAATGCGAAGACTTAGCCTCTGTTAGGCCCATGATGTTAATTGAACTGCAAAAACATTTCACAGAAAGGGATCATGCCTTCCTCATGTCATTCAAAAGAGGGCAGCCTGACTGGGCATTGTTTGATTATCCTAATGCAGCAGACTTGCCAGCGATTCGTTGGAAGTTGCAGAACATTAACAAATTGGCAAAGAATCAAGCAAAACATCAAGAGCAATTAGATAAATTGAAGCAAGTGCTTGATGATTGGCTTGTTAACGCAAACGCCAAGTAA
- the traC gene encoding type IV secretion system protein TraC has protein sequence MKASLYSGQRASELLPVLAYSDDEQLFFMEDQSVGFGFLCDPLPGGDESVADRVNVLLNNDWPKDTLLQFGLYASPDIQTDLQRMMGLRHRQSDPLLRASIRKRADFLDGGTVQPIEESTQTQVRNFQLIVTCKLPLESPIPTERELSRASALRASFSQALATVGFRVTEMTDRNWLAALSAQLNWGKDASWRNPSPIRSEADKPLREQVLDYDRAIKVDSQGLMLGDYRVKTLSFKRLPERIWFGHAASFAGDMMTGSRGLRGSFLLNVTIHFPSAEAMRSRLETKRQWAVNQAYGPMLKFVPVLAAKKKGFDVLFEALQEGDRPIRANMTLTLFSPTEEASISSVSNARTYFKELGFELMEDKYFCLPIFLNALPFGADRQAMNDLFRFKTMATRHVIPLLPLFADWKGTGTPVINFVSRNGQIMSVSLYDSGSNYNCCIAAQSGSGKSFLVNEIISSYLSEGGQCWVIDVGRSYEKLCEVYDGEFLQFGRDSGICLNPFEIVEDYDEEADVLVGLLAAMAAPTQSLTDFQMANLKRQTRELWEKKGRAMLVDDVAEALKNHEDRRVQDVGEQLYPFTTQGEYGRFFNGHNNIRFKNRFTVLELEELKGRKHLQQVVLLQLIYQIQQEMYLGERDRRKIVFIDEAWDLLTQGDVGKFIETGYRRFRKYGGSAVTVTQSVNDLYDSPTGKAIAENSANMYLLGQKAETINALKKEGRLPLGEGGYEYLKTVHTVTGVYSEIFFITEMGTGIGRLIVDPFHKLLYSSRAEDVNAIKQLTRKGLSVADAISQLLKERGYE, from the coding sequence ATGAAAGCCTCTCTGTATTCAGGGCAACGCGCTTCAGAGCTATTGCCAGTATTGGCCTATTCAGACGATGAGCAACTGTTTTTCATGGAAGACCAAAGTGTTGGCTTTGGTTTTCTATGTGACCCATTGCCGGGTGGTGATGAGTCTGTTGCAGACAGGGTTAATGTTCTACTCAACAACGACTGGCCAAAAGACACTTTGCTGCAATTTGGCCTGTACGCCTCGCCTGATATTCAAACCGACCTTCAGCGCATGATGGGCTTACGGCATCGTCAATCCGATCCATTACTCAGGGCGTCGATACGCAAACGTGCGGATTTTCTCGATGGGGGCACGGTTCAACCGATAGAAGAATCGACCCAGACTCAGGTTCGCAACTTTCAACTGATCGTCACCTGCAAATTGCCTTTGGAAAGTCCTATTCCGACGGAGCGTGAGTTGAGTCGAGCATCCGCGCTTCGGGCTTCTTTCTCGCAAGCGCTGGCAACGGTTGGTTTTCGCGTCACTGAGATGACTGACCGAAATTGGCTCGCGGCATTAAGTGCTCAGCTTAACTGGGGAAAAGATGCTTCCTGGCGCAATCCATCACCAATCCGCAGTGAGGCAGATAAACCACTTCGAGAGCAAGTGTTGGATTATGACCGAGCTATCAAGGTGGATAGCCAAGGTCTGATGCTGGGTGATTACCGAGTTAAAACCTTATCGTTTAAGCGCTTGCCTGAGCGGATCTGGTTTGGTCATGCCGCAAGTTTTGCGGGCGATATGATGACGGGCAGTCGCGGTTTACGCGGCAGCTTTTTGCTAAATGTCACCATTCACTTTCCTTCAGCCGAGGCGATGCGATCTCGTTTAGAGACGAAGCGTCAATGGGCGGTCAATCAGGCCTATGGCCCGATGCTCAAGTTTGTGCCGGTGCTTGCAGCCAAGAAAAAGGGGTTTGATGTTCTTTTTGAAGCTTTGCAAGAAGGTGATCGTCCTATTCGGGCAAATATGACCTTAACGCTGTTTTCCCCGACGGAAGAGGCGTCCATCAGCTCTGTTTCAAATGCTCGAACCTATTTCAAAGAACTTGGATTTGAGCTGATGGAAGACAAGTACTTCTGTTTGCCCATTTTTCTGAATGCCCTGCCATTTGGTGCTGACCGCCAGGCGATGAACGACTTGTTTCGATTCAAGACCATGGCGACACGGCATGTCATCCCTCTGTTGCCTTTGTTTGCGGATTGGAAAGGCACTGGCACGCCGGTGATTAACTTTGTTTCCCGTAATGGTCAGATCATGAGTGTGTCCCTTTATGACTCGGGCAGTAATTACAACTGTTGCATCGCGGCGCAATCGGGGTCGGGCAAGTCTTTCCTGGTGAACGAAATCATCTCCTCCTACTTATCTGAAGGCGGGCAATGCTGGGTGATTGATGTTGGCCGCTCTTATGAAAAGCTGTGTGAAGTCTATGACGGTGAGTTCTTACAGTTCGGGCGGGACAGTGGCATTTGCTTGAATCCGTTTGAAATCGTTGAGGACTATGACGAAGAAGCGGATGTGTTGGTTGGGTTATTGGCCGCAATGGCCGCACCTACGCAGTCATTAACCGATTTTCAGATGGCCAACCTAAAGCGTCAGACCCGTGAACTGTGGGAGAAAAAAGGTCGTGCCATGTTGGTTGATGATGTGGCAGAGGCCTTAAAAAATCATGAAGACCGTCGTGTGCAAGACGTGGGTGAGCAGCTCTATCCGTTTACGACACAGGGCGAATATGGCCGCTTCTTTAATGGCCACAACAATATTCGCTTCAAAAACCGATTCACCGTTCTGGAGTTAGAAGAGCTCAAGGGGCGTAAGCATCTACAACAAGTGGTGTTGCTTCAGCTTATCTACCAAATCCAACAAGAGATGTACTTAGGTGAGCGGGATCGTCGCAAGATTGTGTTCATTGACGAAGCCTGGGATCTGCTGACTCAAGGTGATGTCGGTAAGTTCATCGAGACGGGTTACCGTCGATTTCGAAAATATGGCGGCAGCGCTGTAACGGTAACGCAGTCGGTCAACGATTTGTATGACAGCCCTACAGGTAAAGCCATCGCTGAAAACTCGGCCAATATGTACCTGCTTGGTCAAAAAGCCGAAACCATCAACGCGCTCAAAAAAGAAGGCCGTTTGCCATTAGGTGAAGGCGGCTACGAATACCTAAAAACGGTTCATACCGTCACGGGTGTCTATTCCGAAATTTTCTTTATTACCGAGATGGGCACCGGGATTGGCCGCCTCATCGTCGATCCGTTTCACAAGCTGTTGTACTCGTCCCGTGCAGAAGATGTAAACGCGATTAAGCAGTTAACGCGCAAAGGCCTTTCTGTTGCTGATGCCATCTCTCAGTTGTTGAAGGAGCGAGGCTATGAATAA
- the traV gene encoding type IV conjugative transfer system lipoprotein TraV: MTTSMQNNPKHQSKQWSKAGLLLLAVGSTLLSGCSSLGLGSSEYGCPGMPDGVRCLSAREVYELTSNGAAPKTIDAVATRIGSPSGYSQSDLETGLLSHPALPETQQSAPIRIPSRVMRIWIAPWEDDRGDLNLSSYVFTEIEPRRWDIGVSAPRTVSPVLRPLQTQSDSSSAGADGKRDNLSIYGETNE; the protein is encoded by the coding sequence ATGACGACATCAATGCAGAACAACCCAAAGCACCAGTCAAAACAGTGGTCTAAAGCTGGATTACTTTTATTGGCAGTCGGCTCAACCTTATTGTCTGGCTGTAGTTCATTGGGTCTCGGGAGTAGTGAATATGGATGCCCAGGTATGCCTGACGGTGTGCGCTGTTTATCCGCTCGTGAAGTCTATGAGCTGACCAGTAATGGCGCTGCACCCAAGACGATTGATGCTGTGGCGACTCGAATTGGTTCTCCCTCTGGGTATTCACAATCGGATTTAGAGACAGGACTGCTGAGCCATCCAGCATTACCTGAGACGCAGCAATCTGCACCTATTCGCATTCCTTCAAGGGTGATGCGAATTTGGATTGCGCCTTGGGAGGATGACCGTGGAGATCTGAATTTATCCAGCTACGTGTTTACCGAAATTGAACCGCGCCGGTGGGATATTGGGGTGTCAGCACCTCGAACGGTTTCGCCAGTGCTACGTCCACTTCAGACTCAAAGCGATTCATCCTCAGCGGGAGCTGATGGTAAGCGCGATAACTTGAGTATCTACGGAGAAACTAACGAATGA
- the traA gene encoding TraA family conjugative transfer protein — MTNAVRTIQTQRLMTIGALGLMALMISEPSFAGTGGDAFTDVWDTLKDWTQGTLGRIVAGAMVLVGIVGGIARQSLMAFALGIGGGMGLYNTPTVVESVMSATLPVVASTQEVIGTTVPAISAVLLGT; from the coding sequence ATGACAAATGCAGTTCGCACCATTCAAACTCAGCGCCTAATGACCATTGGTGCGCTTGGTTTAATGGCGTTAATGATTTCGGAGCCCTCATTTGCGGGCACCGGTGGTGATGCTTTCACTGATGTGTGGGATACCCTAAAAGATTGGACCCAAGGTACTTTGGGACGGATCGTAGCGGGAGCCATGGTACTGGTGGGTATTGTGGGCGGTATCGCTCGCCAAAGCTTGATGGCTTTTGCCTTGGGCATTGGTGGCGGTATGGGTCTCTACAATACGCCAACAGTCGTTGAAAGTGTTATGTCTGCAACTTTACCTGTTGTTGCCAGCACTCAAGAAGTCATTGGCACAACAGTTCCAGCAATCAGCGCCGTTTTACTGGGCACCTGA
- a CDS encoding TraU family protein: MKKLNNTYRLLRTLVVMFVLGASIPAKAELTCPDAGLLSGKLLTDVCWSCIFPIRVAGLPLGSGSVPSGASNKSFCLCEDNLGVPRPGIVTSMWEPARLIELVRTPGCSPSLGGIRLPLGDRRLQGGHGEGEYDTGDLAFYHYHYYAFPLLVMLDLFMDGNCNADGYMDFDLMYLSELDPTWLNDELAFFTQPEAAAVANPLAISACTADAASSTLGKPIDQLFWCAGSWGHLYPLSGHTLAFGSLAENTSHLAARAIAAQHRRGLARRTMGNSALCRPVIEPMLPKSQYKMSMFFPVPETESAHVIGESTMKWGEWRTIPGAGEDALYILWRWQDCCNSGG; this comes from the coding sequence ATGAAAAAGCTCAATAATACGTATCGTCTGTTGCGGACTCTCGTTGTAATGTTTGTCCTTGGCGCATCTATTCCTGCAAAAGCCGAACTGACCTGCCCAGACGCGGGGTTATTGTCCGGCAAGTTGCTGACGGATGTTTGCTGGTCATGCATTTTTCCTATCCGAGTTGCGGGTCTTCCTCTTGGCTCTGGCAGTGTCCCAAGCGGCGCATCAAACAAGTCATTTTGCTTATGTGAAGACAACTTAGGTGTGCCAAGGCCAGGTATTGTTACCAGCATGTGGGAGCCAGCGCGTCTGATTGAACTAGTCAGAACGCCAGGTTGTTCGCCTTCACTGGGAGGGATTCGTTTACCGTTAGGTGATAGGCGACTGCAAGGTGGTCATGGCGAGGGTGAATACGACACCGGTGATCTTGCTTTCTACCATTACCATTATTACGCCTTTCCGCTTTTGGTCATGCTCGATTTGTTCATGGATGGCAATTGCAATGCCGATGGTTACATGGACTTTGACTTGATGTATTTGTCGGAATTGGACCCAACATGGCTGAACGATGAACTGGCCTTTTTTACTCAGCCTGAAGCGGCTGCCGTTGCCAATCCATTGGCTATATCTGCTTGTACCGCTGACGCTGCTTCATCAACGCTTGGTAAACCCATAGACCAGTTGTTTTGGTGTGCTGGCAGTTGGGGCCATCTCTACCCGTTATCTGGCCACACCTTAGCCTTCGGCTCATTAGCAGAAAACACCAGCCATTTAGCGGCGCGTGCAATCGCGGCTCAACACAGGCGTGGTCTTGCTAGGCGAACAATGGGGAACAGTGCGCTATGCCGACCTGTTATCGAACCCATGCTACCGAAATCCCAATACAAGATGAGTATGTTCTTCCCTGTACCGGAAACTGAAAGTGCGCATGTCATCGGTGAAAGCACCATGAAATGGGGAGAGTGGCGAACAATCCCTGGTGCCGGTGAAGATGCGCTCTACATTTTGTGGCGCTGGCAAGACTGCTGTAACTCGGGAGGTTAA